The genomic segment GAACATCACCTGCCAAGGCCCCGGCCCAGCGTCTGACATCCGACTCATCAACCCGCTCATCCTGCTCGCCCTGCAAAACGCTGAGCGGGGCAGGAAAAGCGCCTCCGGATTCAAATTCGTAACGCGGCACCGGCGGCGCTACCAGACACAAGTGCGCAGCATTTACCTTATAACTCGCCCGCGCCGCCACCGATGAGCCAAATGAAAAGCCGGCCAGCAGAGGCCGCGCGCCTGGGCGGCTGGCAAGACCTGCAGCGATAACGGCAAGCATATCGTCCAACTCGCCCACTGCGTGATCGTGCTCACCGCCGCTTTGCCCTACGCCGCGAAAATTAAAGCGCAATACATCCACGCCCAAATCGCGATAACAGCGCATCAGCGTGGTCACCACTTTGTTATCCATAGTGCCGCCGTGCAATGGGTGCGGATGAGCGATTACTGCGAAAGTGTTGCAATGGCGGTACTCGCCACTGTCGCTGCCCTTAGAGGCCGCGATCTCTAACGGACCGACCGGCCCGTCGATGAGGGTCTTTGCCTGCGATAAAAACAAATCTGTCATAGTGAAATACAACTGTCCGGGGAACGAATCTCAGCGACTTGTGCCCCACACCTCTCTTTAGTCGTTAAAAGGCCGTATAATAAAGGTTAGGGCCTAATCTCGCATCAGGCCCGGTACATTGAGCGGTCTATTCAGGAGAGTTTTTGTGTTTTCATTAGTTACGGTCATTGTTGCAGTGCTGGTATCACTTTTAGTCGGCTGCGCAGCGGGCCACATTCTCTCACGCAGCGGCAGCAGTGGCAGTCGCAACGCCGATATGCAAAAACGCCTGCAAGAAGCTGAGCAGGCTCTGGACCATTACCAGCGCGACGTCACCGAACACTTTGCGCGCACCACCGAGCTGGTTAACAGCCTTAACGAAAGCTACCGCGACATGCACGAGCATTTGGCGTCTAGCGCTCTAAAGTTGAGCACCCCCGAAATCAGTCGCCAGCTGTTGGCAGACGCCAAGCATCAGCTTCCCGGCGGCGCCGACGAAATCGAACACGCAAAGGTAGAGGCGCCGCGAGACTGGGCGCCAAAACGCGAAGGCCGCAAAGGCGCGCTGAGCGAAGACTATGACCTGGACGAAACCGAAGCGGCCAGCGCCGATGCCGAGGCCCATGTGCGCAGCCAGCACAACTCATAACAACAACTGGAGAGCGCATGCCCCTGCTCGCCCGCGCGCTGCAATTTCTCGCCTGGCCGGCTCTGGCAGGCTTGGTGATAGCGCTGCTCGTATTCGCTCTGTTTCCGGACCTGCTGCCCGAGGGCAGCACTAACCCGGTTACGGCGCGTCATAGCATACCCAACACCACCTCCTACGCCGATGCCGTCGACAAGGCAGCGAGCTCGGTGGTCAATATTTATTCTCGCAAGGTGATTGAAACCCGCCGCCATCCGCTGGCAAATCATCCTCTTTACGAGCAACTGTATCGCAACCCCAGCCAGCAAAAACGTGTGCAGTCGGCGCTGGGCTCAGGAGTAATTGTCAGTGAAGAGGGCTACCTGCTAACCAATAACCACGTAATCGACGGCGCCGATGAAATTCTGGTATTGCTGCACGACGGACGCCGCGCCGGAGCGACCTTTATTGGCAATGATCCTGAGAGCGACTTAGCGGTACTGAAAATCGAGCTGGACGACCTCACCCCGATCACCCTGGGCAACCCTAAAGCGAGCCGAGTGGGCGATGTCGTGCTCGCGATCGGCAACCCGTTCGGAGTTGGGCAGACGGTCACCCAGGGTATTGTCAGTGCTCTCAGCCGCTATGGCCTGGGGTTGAGTGTGTATGAAAATTACATCCAAACTGACGCGGCGATTAACCCAGGCAACTCTGGCGGCGCCCTGATCGATACCCAGGGCAATCTGCTGGGCATCAACGCGGCGATTATTTTTGACACTGTTGGTATCGGCTTTGCGGTGCCGGTGGACGATGCCATGGACTCGCTCAATGACATCATCAAATACGGCCGGGTAGTGCGCGGCTGGCTGGGTCTAACCGTTGAGCGCCTTAGCGATACTCAGTTACAGGAGCTGGGAATACCCGGCAATACCCCTGGAGTGCTGGTCACCGACGTCAGTATTAATCAGCCCGCCCATATCGCGGGCATTAAACGCGGCGACCTACTGACTCATATCAACGGCCAGCCAATTGGCACCGAACGCCAGGGTTTAAATGAAGTGGCAGAGCTGGACCCGGGCACCAAGGTCAGCGTGCGCGTATTGCGCCCACGCCTCAATGCCGAGCCAGAGCAGCTGGAGCTGGAAGTAACCGTGGCCGAGCGGCCTGTGAATAGCAGTGTAAGAACGTAAGGAACCTCTGAGAACTTAATCAGAGGCTCCCTCAGCTACGCTGGCGCACCGCCTCGAACAGACAAATACCGGTTGCCACCGACACATTTAAACTGCTGACTGTTCCTACCATGGGGATTTTAATCAGCTCGTCGCAGGTTTCGCGGGTCAGGCGACGCAAGCCCTCTCCTTCTGCCCCCATCACCAATGCCACGGCGCCGGTCAGATCACTGCTAAAAATGGTCGCGCTCGCCTCACCCGCAGCGCCCTTCACCCAAACACCGCGAGCTTTAAGCTTTTCCAGTGTGCGCGCCAAATTAGTCACCGGAATAAAAGGCACGACTTCGGCTGCGCCGCAAGCCACCTTGCGCGCGGTAGGGTTTAACCCCGCAGCGTTATCCTTAGGAGCAATAACCGCGTCCACACCGGCGGCATCAGCCGAGCGCAGACAGGCCCCGAGATTATGCGGGTCGGTAACGCCATCCAATACCAGCAACAGCGGCGGGTGCTCCAGCGAATCCAGCAACTCATACAGATAGGCTTCGTCGTGGCTTTTACCCGGGCGCGCCTGGGCTATCACTCCTTGATGATTGGCGTCCGCTGCCAGCGCGTCCATTTTTTTGCGTGACGCCTCTTGCACCGATATACCATTTTGGCGCGCCAACTGCAGAATTTTCTGCAGTTTTTGATCCGTGCGTCCCTGCAACACCATTAACGTTAATACTCGCTGGGGGGCACTTTTTAAAATGGCTTGCACCGCGTGCAGACCATAGAGAATGTCATTTTTGCTCACACGTCTTCTCTTTTACTTTCCTGTTCAAGCTCGGGGGCGCCGCCGGCGTACTTATCGCACCAAAACAACATGGCGTTAGTCCTGCGGAGGCTTCTTTTTAAATCTCGCCAACGCCTTCTTAACCCCAGCTGCTGCTTGCGCAAATACAGATCGGCTTTTTTCCTCTGACTTTGTTTGCGCCTGTCGAACTGGCGAATCTTGCGACGGGCGACGAACTTGCGCGCCGGTTTCAGAGCCATTTTTCGGTTTCCTCTTGCGCGGTTTTCTGGGCTTGGACGGGTCGGTCGTTTTCTTGCTGGGCCGATGGGCCGAAGCGGCTTTTTTGCCACCGGCGTTTTTACCGCCGCGACCGCCCTGCTTGCCTTTGTTTTTATCCCCGCCAGAATTTTTAGCAGCGCTGCGGCGTTTACTGGTGACGCTTTCAAGCTCAAAGTCAATTTTGCGCTCATCCAGGCTCACCCGCACGACACGCACCTTCAGCTCGTCACCCAAGCCGAATACCTGGCGGGTACGATCACCTACTAAGCGGTGCTTGGCAGGGTCAAAGCGGTAATAGTCTTGCGGCAAGGCGGTAATATGCACCAGGCCATCGACATAAATATCTACCAGCTCGACAAACAAACCAAAGCCGGTCACTGAGCTGACCACACCGTCGAAAACCTCACCCACCTTATCCTGCAAGTATTCGCACTTGAGCCAGCTAACAACATCGCGTGAGGCTTCATCGGCGCGGCGCTCGGCCATGGAGGAATGCTCCCCCAGAGAAATCATATCCGCCACGCTGTAAGGATAGATTTTTTCCCGGGGGATAGGTGCCACGCCCTCGACCCTCTCCACATGGGAAGACGGCTGGTCGGAGCGCACCACCGAGCGGATAGCGCGGTGCACGATTAAATCCGGATAGCGGCGAATGGGCGAGGTAAAATGGGTGTAGGCATCATAGCCCAACCCAAAGTGACCGTCGTTTTCCACCTGATACACCGCCTGGCGCAAGCTGCGCAACATCACGGTTTGAATCATATTGGCGTCGCCGCGGTTGCTGATGGCTTCCATTAGCACTTGGTAATCGGCGGAGGTGGGCTCGTCGCCACCGCCCAGGCCCAGACCCAACTCGGCAAGAAATTCGCGCAGGTTCTCCAGTTTTTCTGCGGTAGGGCCCTGGTGAACCCGGTATAGCGAAGTAATATTGTGCTTTTCTAAAAAGCGCGCCGCCGATACGTTGGCGCACAGCATGCACTCCTCAATAATCTTATGAGCATCGTTGCGCCGTACCGGTAAAATTTCATCAATCTTGCGCTCATCGTTAAAGACAATGCGCGTCTCGACGGTTTCAAAGTCAATCGCGCCGCGCTCGGTGCGAGCCTCGCGCAGGCTTTTGTAAAGCTCGTTCAGATTTTCCAGCTCGTTTAAGCGATCGGCCAGCTCTTCGCGCACCGCTTCATCGCCAGCCAAAGCCGCTCCCACCTGGTTGTAGGTTAAGCGCGCGTGGGAGTGAATAATGCCTTCGTAGAATTTGTAGCCACTGACCTGGCCCGCAGCCGAGACGGTCATCTCGCACACCATGACCAGCCGGTCTACATGAGGGTTCAGCGAGCACAGGCCGTTGGAGATTTTCTCCGGCAGCATGGGCACCACATGATCGGGAAAATAAACGCTGGTAGCGCGGCGCACCGCGTCTTCGTTTAAACCGGTACCGGGGCGCACATAGTGCGAGACATCGGCAATAGCCACAAACAACCGCCAGCCACCGCTTTTCTTGCGCTGACACAAGACCGCATCGTCAAAATCGCGGGCATCTTCGCCGTCAATGGTCACAAAGGGTAAATCGCGCAGATCCACCCGGCCGGTTTTGTGGGCCTCGTCCACTTCAGAGGGCAGGGCTTCGGCTTCGCTGAGCGCTTCGTGGCTCCACTGATTGGGAATGCCGTGGGATTCTATAGCAAGCTCAATTTCCATGCCCGGCGCCATATGATCGCCCAGCACCTGAATCACACGGCCCTGCGGGGGGCGCTGCTTTTCCGGCTGGCGGGTAATTTCCACCACCACTATCTGACCACTATTGGCGCCCAGCTCGTCACCTTGAGCGATCATGACATCCTGGGTAATTTTGGCGTTTTCGGGGCTTAAAAACTGTACCCCGTCTTCTTTGATAAACCGGCCGGCCAGGGTTTTGGTATTTCGTACCAGCACCTCGACAATGGCGCCCTCTTCTTTACCCCGGTAATTTTCGCCCTGCAGACGCACCAGCACCTCATCGCCGTCAAACACTTTGCGCATCTGGCGGTTGTGCAGGTAAATGTCGTCGCCACCCTCGACCGGAATGGCAAAACCAAAGCCGTCGCGGTGGCCCTGAACCCGGGCGCGCACCAGCTCGGTTAGATCAATGGGCGCGAAAGCACCACGGCGATTGCTGACCAGCTGGCCATCGCGGGCCATTGCGATTAAACGTCGGCGCAGAGCCTCAATATCGTCTTCGTCACTCAGCTCTAATAACTCGGCAACTTGCGGGTGGGTGCAGGGACCGGGCTGACGATCCAGCAATTCCAGAATCAGCTCTCGACTGGGGATGGGGTTTTCGTATTTCTGCGCTTCGCGGTCGGCAAACGGGTCGGAAGGTGGACCTTGGCGTTTACTCAAAAGATAGGCTCCATAATGCCGGGGAATTTAATATCACCCGGCATTATAGGGTATATGACAGAGGTTTGTATGCTTAACGCTCGCCTGACTTTTCCAATTCGTGCTCAATAAAGCCTAGCGCTTCATCAATCAGCAAAAACATAGCGTTCTTGGCACGCTCGGCGTTACCGCTGGAAATCGCGTAATAAACCTTGGCGTGATCTTCCAAAACACCATCCGGGTTGGCTTTAATCACGTTGGTGTGGCGGATACTCACGTTCAAGGCAGTGCGGGTAAAATCGCGCATACGGATATAAAAACGGTTTTCACTGGCATAAAGAATACTGATGTGAAAATCGATATCCGCTTCCAGCTCGTTTTCAGAGTTATCCGACGCCACCCGCATACGCTCCAGCGCATCGCCAATTGCCTGAATCCGCTCGGGGCGCGCAAAACGCGCTGCCAACGCGGCCGCTTCGGGCTCAATGGCAATGCGCATTTGCAAAAACTCTTTCAACACTTTCAGCGAAGGGTTGCCTTCGAGGGACCAGCTGAGCAAATCGGAGTCGAAAATATTCCACTCCTCTTCGGGCATAATGCGAATGCCTTGGCGCGGGCGACTGGAAATAAGCCCCTTGGCAGACAGCATTTTTACCGCTTCGCGCACGGCGGTGCGACTTACCCCAAACTCTTCACACAGGTCAGCCTCGGTGGGCAAGCTTTCACCCTGGCTGTATTCCCCACACACAATCGCGCGCCCAAGCTGCTGGGTCATGCGTTGCGAGAGATTATTATTTCTTTCTAAAACGGCCATTTACGGTTACTCAATATTACAAGTTGGCTAAAAGTATCGACTCTTAGTCGATGTTTCAAGCTAAATTGCCATACTTTCACCCCAGCGCGGTGTTTTTGACAGGCCGACGTCAATTCCTCAATAAAACCAGGCAAAAATAACGCAAAATGACAGGCACAAAAAAGCCCCCTTAAAAAAGGGGGCAAAACAAGAAGAGACCATGTATAGCTACACCCTGTGCCGACCGCACGCTAACACAGGGCACAAGGTGCAGAAATACATTGGCAGATTACTCTGCCTGTGCGCCCGAAGGCGCAACCGACCGAAGTCGGATGAACCCCCGAAGGGGTCCACTTCTGCTTCCACTAGCCCATTAGTGGAATTAGAAAGAGTAGCGAGCACCCAGTGCGAAGGTGCGAGCAATCTTCCAGTTACCGAAAGTGGCGTACTCGCTGTTGCCATAGCGGCTGTGAGACGTCTCATCGGTCAGGTTAGTCGCATCGAAAGATACCGTTAAGTCATCAGTGATGTTGTAGTTCAACTGGAAGTCCAGCGATTGCTGAGCATCGCGATACACGCTAAGTGGATTAGCAAACAGCGCCGCTTCGTTGTTGTTGTAGAAGTCGGAACGCCATACGTAACCCAGGCGGGTGTCGAAAGACTCACGCTCGTAAATCAAAGTAAGGTTATAAGAGGTATCCGATACACCGATAATATCGGTGGTCTCGGTACCAATAATTTCCCCCACGTTGTTTAACTGCGGGATAGTCTGCTCGGAATCCAACAGAGTCAAAGCCGCCTGAACACCGATACCATCCAGCAGACCTGGCAGGTTTTCGGGGAAGTAGCTTGCCCCCACCTCAATGCCGCTCAACTCGCCGTCAGAAGCGTTATCCGGCTGCGAAAGAATAAAGGTATCCACTTGATAGCCCGGAATATCGCGCTGCACCGCGTTGCGGAAACCAACCACCAAACCTTCGATATCACGTTGGAAGGCAGTCAGATAAACAGAGCTTGCATCACCGAAGTACCACTCCAGAGACAGATCCATATTTTGCGAGGTAGTCGGCTCCAGGTCCGGATTACCACCACTGGCAGTACCATAACCCACGTTAGACAGGTCGTCGTTGTAGGTGATAGTAGGGTTCAGATCCAAGAAGCCTGGCATGCGCAAGGTTTCACCGTAGTTAAAGCGCAGCAGCAGGCCTTCAGTAAAGTGCAGGCGAGCGGTTAAGCTCGGCAAGAACTCAGACGTTTCGCTTGAACCTTGAGTACGCTCTTCAGTAACGCTATCAACAAATTCGGTATCGGTTTGCACGTCTACGTAACGACCACCGATTTCACCATCTACACGCATACCGGCCAACTCGGTTTCAAATCGAGCGGTAGCGTAAAGTGCGGCGTTCACTTCGTTGATATTAAATTGCTCCAGCAGAGGCTGATTCGGGTCCAAGTTGTAAAGGCCCATCATCTGCTCACGGTTTTCATACAACCAAGGACCATCAGCCACAGCCCAGCTGCGCGGGACATCATACTCGCCTTCCATAAAACCGCTGTTTACGTGCGAAATGCCATCGTAAGCACTGAACTGACACTGCTCTGCAGTACCCTGACAAACGGCTTGAGTCTGATCGCGACCGAATTCGGCGGCATCGTGGTCGTCGTAACGCATACCGAAGTTAAAGGTATGAAACAGACCACCTTCATTCAGGTATTCACCATCAACGGTAAAGGTAACGGCCGAACCTTCGGTGCGAGCGCCATTTTCGTACATATCACCCATGGTCCAATCGTTAAGATTGGTCAAGTCGCTTTCATCACGCTCTGTATCTGGATTATCCAAGAACACCTGAGAGGTATCATCGGTAAAGTTAACAGTTGTGCCGTAGCGGCCACCACCGTTCCCGCGCAATGCGATAAATTGAGTTTCAAATTCACTATCCTGATAAACCACCTCAGACTCTAA from the Gilvimarinus sp. DA14 genome contains:
- a CDS encoding alpha/beta hydrolase encodes the protein MTDLFLSQAKTLIDGPVGPLEIAASKGSDSGEYRHCNTFAVIAHPHPLHGGTMDNKVVTTLMRCYRDLGVDVLRFNFRGVGQSGGEHDHAVGELDDMLAVIAAGLASRPGARPLLAGFSFGSSVAARASYKVNAAHLCLVAPPVPRYEFESGGAFPAPLSVLQGEQDERVDESDVRRWAGALAGDVRYHCFAATGHFFHGKLVELKQQLAEDLVQQSPARGWS
- a CDS encoding YhcB family protein codes for the protein MFSLVTVIVAVLVSLLVGCAAGHILSRSGSSGSRNADMQKRLQEAEQALDHYQRDVTEHFARTTELVNSLNESYRDMHEHLASSALKLSTPEISRQLLADAKHQLPGGADEIEHAKVEAPRDWAPKREGRKGALSEDYDLDETEAASADAEAHVRSQHNS
- a CDS encoding trypsin-like peptidase domain-containing protein; this encodes MPLLARALQFLAWPALAGLVIALLVFALFPDLLPEGSTNPVTARHSIPNTTSYADAVDKAASSVVNIYSRKVIETRRHPLANHPLYEQLYRNPSQQKRVQSALGSGVIVSEEGYLLTNNHVIDGADEILVLLHDGRRAGATFIGNDPESDLAVLKIELDDLTPITLGNPKASRVGDVVLAIGNPFGVGQTVTQGIVSALSRYGLGLSVYENYIQTDAAINPGNSGGALIDTQGNLLGINAAIIFDTVGIGFAVPVDDAMDSLNDIIKYGRVVRGWLGLTVERLSDTQLQELGIPGNTPGVLVTDVSINQPAHIAGIKRGDLLTHINGQPIGTERQGLNEVAELDPGTKVSVRVLRPRLNAEPEQLELEVTVAERPVNSSVRT
- the rlmB gene encoding 23S rRNA (guanosine(2251)-2'-O)-methyltransferase RlmB, with protein sequence MSKNDILYGLHAVQAILKSAPQRVLTLMVLQGRTDQKLQKILQLARQNGISVQEASRKKMDALAADANHQGVIAQARPGKSHDEAYLYELLDSLEHPPLLLVLDGVTDPHNLGACLRSADAAGVDAVIAPKDNAAGLNPTARKVACGAAEVVPFIPVTNLARTLEKLKARGVWVKGAAGEASATIFSSDLTGAVALVMGAEGEGLRRLTRETCDELIKIPMVGTVSSLNVSVATGICLFEAVRQRS
- the rnr gene encoding ribonuclease R, coding for MSKRQGPPSDPFADREAQKYENPIPSRELILELLDRQPGPCTHPQVAELLELSDEDDIEALRRRLIAMARDGQLVSNRRGAFAPIDLTELVRARVQGHRDGFGFAIPVEGGDDIYLHNRQMRKVFDGDEVLVRLQGENYRGKEEGAIVEVLVRNTKTLAGRFIKEDGVQFLSPENAKITQDVMIAQGDELGANSGQIVVVEITRQPEKQRPPQGRVIQVLGDHMAPGMEIELAIESHGIPNQWSHEALSEAEALPSEVDEAHKTGRVDLRDLPFVTIDGEDARDFDDAVLCQRKKSGGWRLFVAIADVSHYVRPGTGLNEDAVRRATSVYFPDHVVPMLPEKISNGLCSLNPHVDRLVMVCEMTVSAAGQVSGYKFYEGIIHSHARLTYNQVGAALAGDEAVREELADRLNELENLNELYKSLREARTERGAIDFETVETRIVFNDERKIDEILPVRRNDAHKIIEECMLCANVSAARFLEKHNITSLYRVHQGPTAEKLENLREFLAELGLGLGGGDEPTSADYQVLMEAISNRGDANMIQTVMLRSLRQAVYQVENDGHFGLGYDAYTHFTSPIRRYPDLIVHRAIRSVVRSDQPSSHVERVEGVAPIPREKIYPYSVADMISLGEHSSMAERRADEASRDVVSWLKCEYLQDKVGEVFDGVVSSVTGFGLFVELVDIYVDGLVHITALPQDYYRFDPAKHRLVGDRTRQVFGLGDELKVRVVRVSLDERKIDFELESVTSKRRSAAKNSGGDKNKGKQGGRGGKNAGGKKAASAHRPSKKTTDPSKPRKPRKRKPKNGSETGAQVRRPSQDSPVRQAQTKSEEKSRSVFAQAAAGVKKALARFKKKPPQD
- a CDS encoding FadR/GntR family transcriptional regulator, with protein sequence MAVLERNNNLSQRMTQQLGRAIVCGEYSQGESLPTEADLCEEFGVSRTAVREAVKMLSAKGLISSRPRQGIRIMPEEEWNIFDSDLLSWSLEGNPSLKVLKEFLQMRIAIEPEAAALAARFARPERIQAIGDALERMRVASDNSENELEADIDFHISILYASENRFYIRMRDFTRTALNVSIRHTNVIKANPDGVLEDHAKVYYAISSGNAERAKNAMFLLIDEALGFIEHELEKSGER
- a CDS encoding TonB-dependent receptor, whose product is MFKRRLLSSSVAMVAALGSLQVAAQDNQEDMDMLLEEVVVTGVRASLNKAIDIKRDSMQVMDAIIAEDIGKLPDNNVVESLQRVPGIQVTDRADGEVNTVTIRGLTDVSTTVNGRTIFTASGRAMALADLPSTLVSRIDVIKNRSAAQFEEGIAGQIDVHTFRPFDFDGSKVSVALRGVYNEESEETDPILSGLFSNVWETGAGDFGALVNVSYAETNFRTQSVTPGAMFPFMTEEPLDGFVPLQLIGADTGFWAPGLDNGLPMDAGSTLDMNGVDQEYYLSRDAYIMTDFTGERERSAANVSLQFAPNDSSTYTFESMYTGYRNDTFNNLHFSFVDWWNDLAKFGPIEDTFELYEGTNVIKERTVGSPFTFNSGDFATNATDSMMYALRGEWDISDNFTLESEVVYQDSEFETQFIALRGNGGGRYGTTVNFTDDTSQVFLDNPDTERDESDLTNLNDWTMGDMYENGARTEGSAVTFTVDGEYLNEGGLFHTFNFGMRYDDHDAAEFGRDQTQAVCQGTAEQCQFSAYDGISHVNSGFMEGEYDVPRSWAVADGPWLYENREQMMGLYNLDPNQPLLEQFNINEVNAALYATARFETELAGMRVDGEIGGRYVDVQTDTEFVDSVTEERTQGSSETSEFLPSLTARLHFTEGLLLRFNYGETLRMPGFLDLNPTITYNDDLSNVGYGTASGGNPDLEPTTSQNMDLSLEWYFGDASSVYLTAFQRDIEGLVVGFRNAVQRDIPGYQVDTFILSQPDNASDGELSGIEVGASYFPENLPGLLDGIGVQAALTLLDSEQTIPQLNNVGEIIGTETTDIIGVSDTSYNLTLIYERESFDTRLGYVWRSDFYNNNEAALFANPLSVYRDAQQSLDFQLNYNITDDLTVSFDATNLTDETSHSRYGNSEYATFGNWKIARTFALGARYSF